One stretch of Siphonobacter curvatus DNA includes these proteins:
- a CDS encoding glycerophosphodiester phosphodiesterase: MQKQLRPVVFLVMTLIVSGLLAMNTNRTILISAHRGASGLAPENTLATFQEALRQGTDYLEIDVRTTRDSQLVILHDGTLDRTTKANGPVADRTWKELKSIPAGKGWPDFKQPIPTLAEVCQLVTRWNADHPTKAKLYVDCKAVEPRPLVHVLKKYNLEKEAVFYGNDAYLAQLKQEDSSLQLMPAFPKMGNWQEKAERLKPYAFDVAAELLTPALVAELHKHHILVFVDLLDHKDTLLWYRKAVTCGVDCIQTDHVTELRRALAQMP, from the coding sequence ATGCAAAAGCAACTACGGCCGGTAGTATTTTTGGTTATGACCTTAATCGTGTCAGGACTACTGGCGATGAATACGAACCGAACTATACTTATTTCTGCTCACCGGGGGGCTTCGGGTCTAGCTCCTGAAAATACGCTGGCCACTTTTCAGGAAGCTTTGCGTCAGGGTACTGATTATCTAGAAATTGACGTACGAACGACCCGGGATTCTCAGCTGGTCATTCTCCATGACGGAACGTTAGATCGCACGACAAAGGCGAATGGCCCCGTCGCCGATCGTACCTGGAAAGAACTGAAATCCATTCCGGCCGGAAAAGGCTGGCCGGATTTTAAACAGCCCATTCCTACGCTTGCTGAAGTCTGTCAGCTGGTCACCCGCTGGAATGCCGATCATCCTACTAAAGCAAAATTGTACGTAGACTGCAAAGCGGTAGAGCCGCGTCCACTAGTTCACGTACTGAAGAAATACAATCTCGAAAAAGAGGCGGTTTTTTACGGAAACGATGCTTACCTAGCTCAGTTAAAGCAGGAAGATTCAAGTCTTCAGCTCATGCCCGCCTTTCCCAAAATGGGTAACTGGCAGGAGAAAGCCGAACGTCTGAAACCTTATGCCTTTGACGTTGCTGCGGAATTACTGACCCCTGCCCTAGTGGCCGAGCTTCATAAACATCACATTCTGGTTTTTGTCGATTTATTGGATCATAAAGATACCCTCCTCTGGTACCGAAAAGCCGTGACTTGTGGCGTGGATTGCATTCAGACCGACCACGTTACTGAACTTCGGCGTGCCCTTGCCCAGATGCCCTAA
- a CDS encoding sigma-70 family RNA polymerase sigma factor: MNYCTEDTSPRTVSGEAFVFSNLYQHYYTSVLKFCSDLIKDRAEAENIVHDVFVKMWTRRSSLKAEMNLKSYLFTSVKNLTLDRLKEIKKSALVQKQFLLEELFETQEEEENQQLQHLSEALGNLSDKRRQILFLNIQEKKSYQEIANDLGISKNTVKNHLIVSKKIIRDRMLWSKY; the protein is encoded by the coding sequence ATGAATTACTGTACAGAAGATACGTCCCCTCGGACGGTATCCGGTGAAGCCTTTGTCTTTTCTAATCTGTATCAACATTACTACACTTCTGTTTTGAAATTCTGTTCAGATCTTATCAAAGATCGGGCCGAAGCGGAAAACATTGTTCATGATGTTTTTGTGAAAATGTGGACACGGCGTAGCTCGCTCAAGGCGGAGATGAATTTGAAATCTTACCTCTTTACCAGTGTAAAAAATCTTACACTGGATCGATTAAAAGAAATTAAAAAGTCAGCATTAGTACAAAAACAGTTTCTTCTCGAAGAACTTTTTGAAACGCAGGAAGAAGAGGAAAATCAGCAATTACAGCATTTGAGCGAAGCTTTGGGCAATCTTTCTGATAAAAGGAGGCAGATCCTTTTCCTAAATATTCAGGAGAAAAAATCGTATCAGGAAATTGCAAATGATCTGGGGATTTCGAAGAATACAGTGAAGAACCATCTCATTGTTAGTAAGAAAATTATTCGTGATCGCATGCTATGGTCCAAATACTAA
- a CDS encoding SusC/RagA family TonB-linked outer membrane protein, translating to MLFIKNDKPVPKSLVWVLLLTPWIYFQSWANVPLQTITGKVTSAKDGSPIVGVNVRIKGSSVGTTTNQAGQYSISTSSAQTVLLFSFIGYQSQEIVVGTQTLLDVALVESDAALQEVVVTALGIQRDKRLLGYSVGEVQGKDITRVAQENVLNSLAGKVAGVQISQTGPTGSSVSMVIRGAKSLSNDNQPLFVVDGVPLANSLNNVTEMGSGNKVDYGNAISDLNPEDIESVSVLKGPSAAALYGSRAGNGVVLITTKSGSKVKKMTISVTTNTVLDRPFRFLERNNQFASGVFPYTPAFNPYPGGVLQIEEGSAAGNGPELDKGYKAIQWNSPRDANGNLVPLDLVSHPDNVRNFVQTGITSMNGISIANSTDRMSYRLSYANMRNRGVIPGSDLYKNTLSLNSTVKLHKKLTLSSSIDVSRNNSNNRPSGDRGTNPMQWAYAVSPHIDIRDLKNYWVSGKEGIEQRTQAAGEYNNPYYLAHEVKNSFVRDRMFGNLKMDWQLTPELSLMARYAVDTYTEQRETKIPFGYTDEPKGAYGITNMTRYERNADFLATYKKDLNQFHFSVSAGGNVRYQNGTDQITSSKNKAGLILPNLYTVQNIAVANINYSNSRFQRGINSLYALANLGFKDMIYLDITGRNDWSSTLPADSRSYFYPSASLSVLVNEMVPIPQPFNLVKLRAGVAQVGTDANPYNLYNTLANAGAWDGITRLGTSATLLTPNLKPEIATSTEVGLDLALLHNRLRFAGTYYISSNKNQIISTTLPSSSGYSSKNVNAGLLESRGVELSLGGTPIDRNGWRWDVTANFTKNTTTIKRLSDGLKSYTLWTDAKGGAWTYVGEKIGDIYDAELVTVTDPASPYYGYPILDKNGSWQAVSASNTRNKIGNFNADFMLGLQTSLSYKRFTLNMSFDWRQGGNFISQTYRYMESDFKTSRFLNNVINPNGLSGDALRNHLVAHADQMIRVNGNNFHVVGGPTAAYGSYPFESGGVVYPYGGVFNPGVIAQYDANGNITGYTENLGSSGTKYLPYADNYPWDFARAALFDASFLKLREVSLAYELPSAFVRSLGLQNASFSVYSRNIMLWTAAKIGIDPETAFQPQSGTQAGTQFKQGIERYNVTPWVIPVGFKLGLTF from the coding sequence ATGCTTTTTATCAAAAATGATAAACCTGTACCAAAGTCATTGGTGTGGGTGCTACTACTGACGCCATGGATTTACTTTCAATCCTGGGCAAATGTTCCTCTTCAAACGATTACCGGAAAGGTAACCTCGGCCAAAGATGGCTCGCCTATTGTCGGCGTAAACGTACGCATCAAGGGTTCTTCGGTGGGAACTACTACGAATCAGGCAGGGCAGTATTCGATCAGTACTTCCTCGGCTCAGACGGTATTGTTGTTCTCTTTTATTGGCTACCAGTCTCAGGAAATTGTAGTCGGAACCCAAACACTTCTGGACGTTGCTCTGGTAGAAAGCGATGCTGCACTTCAGGAAGTAGTCGTGACGGCTCTGGGGATTCAGCGGGATAAACGTTTACTGGGTTATTCCGTGGGTGAAGTGCAGGGAAAAGACATTACTCGGGTAGCTCAGGAAAACGTACTCAACTCATTAGCCGGAAAAGTAGCAGGTGTACAGATTAGTCAGACGGGCCCAACGGGTTCTTCCGTGAGTATGGTGATTCGCGGGGCAAAATCCTTAAGTAATGACAATCAGCCCCTTTTTGTAGTGGATGGGGTTCCATTGGCAAATTCGCTGAACAACGTAACGGAAATGGGTTCGGGTAATAAGGTAGACTATGGCAACGCCATTTCTGACTTGAACCCGGAAGACATTGAAAGCGTATCGGTGTTGAAAGGCCCGAGTGCAGCGGCACTTTATGGATCACGAGCCGGAAATGGCGTCGTTTTGATTACGACCAAGAGCGGTAGTAAAGTTAAGAAAATGACGATTTCGGTGACGACCAATACGGTTCTAGACCGTCCTTTCCGATTTTTAGAGCGTAATAATCAGTTTGCTTCGGGGGTCTTCCCGTATACGCCGGCGTTTAATCCCTATCCCGGTGGTGTACTGCAAATTGAAGAAGGCTCGGCGGCGGGGAATGGCCCGGAATTAGACAAAGGGTACAAAGCCATTCAGTGGAATAGTCCGCGTGATGCCAATGGTAATTTGGTGCCACTGGATCTAGTTTCTCATCCGGATAACGTCCGTAACTTCGTTCAAACGGGTATTACTTCCATGAATGGTATCTCCATCGCCAACAGTACGGACCGCATGAGTTACCGTCTTTCGTATGCCAACATGCGTAATCGGGGCGTTATTCCGGGTTCTGATTTGTACAAGAATACCCTAAGTTTGAATTCTACCGTGAAGCTGCATAAGAAACTAACGCTGAGCAGCAGTATTGACGTTAGCCGTAACAACTCTAACAATCGTCCTTCGGGTGATCGGGGTACCAATCCCATGCAGTGGGCGTATGCCGTTTCTCCGCACATTGACATCCGCGACCTGAAAAATTACTGGGTTTCGGGAAAAGAGGGAATCGAGCAACGTACGCAGGCTGCGGGCGAATACAATAACCCCTATTACCTGGCTCATGAAGTGAAGAACAGCTTTGTGCGTGACCGGATGTTTGGTAACCTGAAAATGGACTGGCAACTCACGCCCGAATTAAGTCTGATGGCTCGTTACGCAGTGGATACGTATACGGAGCAGCGTGAGACGAAAATTCCGTTTGGCTATACGGACGAACCTAAGGGGGCTTACGGGATTACAAACATGACCCGTTACGAACGCAATGCCGATTTTCTAGCGACGTATAAAAAAGACCTGAATCAATTTCACTTCTCGGTATCCGCCGGAGGCAACGTGCGTTACCAGAATGGAACCGATCAGATTACTTCCTCGAAAAATAAGGCAGGTTTGATTCTGCCGAACCTATACACCGTTCAAAACATTGCGGTAGCGAACATTAACTATTCCAACAGCCGATTCCAGCGTGGTATCAATAGCCTGTATGCACTGGCTAACTTAGGTTTCAAAGACATGATTTATCTGGATATTACGGGCCGTAACGACTGGTCAAGTACGCTTCCCGCGGATAGTCGTTCGTACTTTTATCCTTCTGCTTCCTTGAGTGTGCTGGTGAATGAAATGGTTCCAATACCGCAACCTTTCAATCTGGTGAAACTACGGGCGGGAGTGGCTCAGGTAGGTACGGATGCTAATCCGTACAACCTGTATAACACCTTGGCGAACGCTGGTGCTTGGGATGGAATTACCCGCCTGGGAACGTCAGCTACCTTACTAACGCCCAACCTGAAACCTGAAATTGCCACTTCGACGGAAGTGGGTCTGGATCTGGCTTTGTTGCATAACCGCTTACGCTTCGCCGGAACGTATTACATCTCTTCAAATAAAAACCAGATTATCAGTACGACCTTGCCCTCTTCTTCCGGTTATTCTTCGAAAAACGTGAATGCTGGTTTGTTAGAAAGCCGGGGCGTTGAACTCTCGCTGGGCGGCACGCCCATTGATCGGAACGGCTGGCGTTGGGATGTTACCGCCAACTTTACTAAAAATACAACGACCATCAAGCGTCTTTCCGATGGACTCAAAAGCTATACCCTCTGGACCGATGCCAAAGGGGGTGCCTGGACGTACGTAGGAGAGAAGATCGGCGACATTTACGATGCTGAATTAGTAACGGTTACGGATCCCGCCTCGCCTTACTACGGCTATCCAATCCTGGATAAGAATGGTTCCTGGCAGGCGGTGAGTGCCAGCAATACCCGTAACAAAATCGGTAATTTCAATGCCGACTTCATGCTAGGCTTGCAGACGTCTCTTTCCTACAAGCGTTTCACGCTGAACATGAGTTTTGATTGGCGTCAGGGGGGGAATTTTATCTCGCAGACCTATCGGTATATGGAATCTGATTTTAAAACGAGTCGATTCCTCAACAACGTAATTAATCCCAATGGTTTGTCGGGTGATGCCCTGCGTAACCACTTGGTAGCCCATGCCGATCAGATGATTCGGGTGAATGGTAACAACTTCCACGTCGTAGGCGGCCCGACGGCGGCTTATGGAAGTTATCCTTTTGAGTCGGGGGGAGTAGTTTATCCGTATGGTGGCGTCTTTAATCCCGGCGTGATTGCTCAGTACGATGCCAACGGAAACATTACGGGATACACGGAAAACCTCGGCTCCAGCGGTACCAAATACCTGCCGTACGCTGATAACTACCCCTGGGATTTTGCCCGGGCGGCTCTATTCGATGCTTCATTCCTGAAACTGCGTGAAGTAAGTCTGGCTTACGAACTGCCTTCCGCTTTTGTGCGATCCTTAGGTCTGCAAAATGCCAGCTTCTCCGTGTACAGCCGAAATATCATGCTTTGGACGGCGGCCAAAATCGGTATTGATCCCGAAACGGCTTTCCAGCCCCAGTCGGGTACGCAGGCAGGAACTCAATTCAAGCAGGGTATCGAGCGGTATAATGTTACGCCCTGGGTTATTCCCGTGGGTTTTAAACTAGGTCTAACTTTCTAA
- a CDS encoding SusD/RagB family nutrient-binding outer membrane lipoprotein, which produces MKTYYKFSFLLVFSVLFSCKDLTELNVNPNGIQADVANPNLVLTTVLTEAPKLYLNLGFGDISGVMQHTQGDAWFSSRNDYDWAGSQSWTAYYDVLRNNQMVYNRAVDLKYEFHQGVALTMRAFLFGLITDLWGDAPYSNALKGDLGGNEYTMPQYDTQESIYAGVLADLEKANTLLSKAMAEYQGIDASADVIYGGNPAKWRKLANSLALRYYLRISAKSAGTAKTGIEKIVANPTQYPIITEATDDATLAYVGNNAGDSWPSNAVYDASGSNYRRIKMCATLVNAMQAINDPRLGIWAKKVETPLVVDATLPAGTDVIKDGKRYLSPDKVGTTPINTNADYVGLPPSVSALPSSYNLNPTPGQLSYNPHVSYLNDSYKAAKGALLKARLVSAAEVHFILAEAALKGWAAGNAQTHYESAIKASLATWGVASLATTYLANEGVKYKGTLEQLMQQKWMASWTAATESWFDFRRTGLPALTPGPAANRRVLPVRFYYMADEIRINEANAASAINQLQESAYSQADGKNSAWSKSWLLKGTAKPW; this is translated from the coding sequence ATGAAAACGTACTATAAATTTTCCTTTCTGCTGGTTTTCAGCGTATTGTTTTCCTGTAAGGATTTAACGGAACTGAACGTTAATCCAAACGGAATCCAGGCGGACGTCGCCAATCCAAACCTGGTGCTCACAACCGTATTAACCGAAGCTCCCAAGCTGTATTTGAATTTAGGTTTTGGAGATATTTCGGGCGTTATGCAGCATACGCAGGGTGACGCCTGGTTTAGTTCTCGTAACGATTATGACTGGGCGGGCAGCCAAAGCTGGACGGCTTATTATGACGTTCTGCGTAACAATCAGATGGTGTATAACCGGGCCGTTGACCTGAAGTATGAATTCCATCAGGGCGTGGCACTCACCATGCGGGCATTCCTGTTTGGTCTTATTACGGATCTCTGGGGTGATGCTCCTTATTCCAACGCCTTGAAGGGCGATTTGGGCGGTAATGAATACACCATGCCCCAGTACGACACTCAAGAAAGCATTTACGCTGGGGTGCTTGCTGACTTAGAAAAAGCAAATACGCTGCTTTCAAAAGCAATGGCTGAGTACCAGGGAATCGATGCCAGTGCTGATGTGATTTATGGGGGTAATCCTGCCAAATGGCGTAAACTGGCGAACTCTTTAGCTCTTCGTTATTACCTCCGCATTTCAGCAAAATCAGCGGGAACGGCAAAGACTGGTATTGAAAAAATCGTAGCGAATCCAACGCAGTATCCCATCATTACGGAGGCTACGGATGATGCCACGTTGGCTTACGTAGGAAATAACGCGGGTGATTCCTGGCCTTCCAACGCCGTATACGATGCCAGCGGAAGTAACTATCGTCGGATTAAAATGTGTGCAACCTTAGTCAATGCTATGCAGGCTATCAATGACCCGCGGTTAGGCATTTGGGCCAAGAAAGTCGAGACGCCATTAGTTGTGGATGCTACCTTACCCGCCGGAACGGACGTAATCAAGGACGGCAAACGTTACCTGTCTCCCGATAAAGTGGGTACAACTCCGATTAATACAAACGCGGATTACGTAGGTTTACCTCCCAGCGTTTCGGCTTTGCCCTCATCGTATAATCTGAATCCTACGCCGGGTCAGCTTTCGTACAATCCGCACGTTTCTTATTTGAACGATAGCTACAAAGCGGCCAAAGGAGCTTTATTGAAAGCCCGCCTTGTTTCTGCCGCTGAAGTTCACTTTATTCTGGCCGAAGCTGCTCTGAAGGGCTGGGCGGCGGGCAATGCCCAAACGCATTACGAATCTGCCATTAAAGCTTCATTGGCGACCTGGGGCGTTGCTTCATTGGCGACCACTTATCTGGCCAACGAAGGGGTGAAATACAAGGGAACACTGGAGCAACTCATGCAACAAAAGTGGATGGCTAGCTGGACTGCGGCTACAGAATCGTGGTTTGACTTCCGTCGCACGGGTTTGCCTGCATTGACTCCGGGGCCCGCAGCCAATCGTCGGGTGCTTCCGGTTCGTTTCTATTACATGGCCGATGAAATACGGATTAATGAAGCGAATGCAGCTTCTGCTATTAATCAATTACAAGAGTCTGCCTACTCACAGGCCGATGGTAAAAACAGTGCATGGTCGAAAAGCTGGTTATTAAAGGGTACTGCTAAACCCTGGTAG
- a CDS encoding AraC family transcriptional regulator — protein MREKSNPIPVNVLSTEVDEGIFIARSSTHGPPEFKEVERSHRDSGHCFFLQEKGTTTIEIDFQEYIVTAPSIVYIHPNQVHRVIEFNQATISSWIITIENLHPQYLRLLEEIFPVNPLKLTVEEYALLAATASLCLQFSERTHDKLYFPILKESCNTLVALAISQYLAQPKINDYASRFEVITKGFKSALEENYKSIKSPMVYADQLNISTPYLNECVKNSTGYSVSYHIQQRVILEAKRLLFHSNCSVKEISSDLGYEDYAYFVRLFVKVTGMTPLTFRKKNRD, from the coding sequence ATGCGAGAAAAAAGTAATCCTATTCCTGTTAATGTACTTTCTACCGAGGTTGATGAAGGAATTTTCATAGCGAGGTCTTCTACGCATGGACCCCCGGAATTCAAAGAAGTAGAGCGGTCTCACCGGGACAGTGGGCATTGCTTCTTTTTACAGGAAAAGGGAACGACTACTATTGAAATTGATTTTCAGGAATACATTGTTACCGCTCCATCGATTGTATATATCCACCCCAACCAGGTCCATCGGGTGATTGAGTTCAATCAGGCCACCATCAGTAGCTGGATTATCACTATTGAAAACCTTCATCCGCAGTATCTGAGATTACTGGAAGAAATCTTTCCTGTGAATCCATTAAAATTAACCGTAGAAGAGTACGCCCTTCTAGCGGCTACGGCTTCCCTTTGCCTGCAGTTCTCGGAAAGAACGCACGACAAGTTATACTTCCCAATACTCAAAGAAAGTTGTAACACGTTGGTTGCATTAGCCATTTCGCAATACTTAGCCCAGCCCAAAATTAATGACTATGCTTCCCGTTTTGAAGTCATTACCAAAGGCTTTAAGTCTGCTTTGGAGGAAAATTACAAATCCATCAAAAGTCCTATGGTGTACGCGGATCAGCTCAATATCTCTACGCCTTATCTCAACGAATGCGTTAAAAACAGTACGGGTTATTCCGTTTCGTATCATATTCAGCAACGGGTCATTTTAGAAGCAAAGCGACTTCTTTTTCATTCGAATTGCTCGGTGAAAGAAATTTCAAGCGATTTAGGCTACGAGGATTATGCCTATTTCGTACGCCTTTTTGTAAAAGTAACGGGAATGACGCCTTTGACTTTCCGGAAGAAAAACCGCGATTAG
- a CDS encoding FAD-dependent oxidoreductase, translating to MEASQSIQVVPHTRVAIVGGGPGGLTLARLLQAKGVEVKVYERDFNRDSRIQGAIVDLHFESGLKVLEAAGLMDAFKASYLPGADKFRLVGPDGHFYLDEHTQDSEGGFGDERFRPEISRGALRDLLIDSLLPDTVVWDSQFTSMKPSGKGWELHFKKGTTARADLVIGSDGYRSKIRPYVTDIAPLYSGVTLIQGEIEDPEKACPAMNALVHNANFIAMGTGKSIAAQPRGDGGLAFYASSLYPENWLETSGIDFTNVEEVRAYLTDFYQDWNPVFHTLFEACPRFILRPLNYFPMDQDWETKPNVTILGDAAHVMPPSGEGVNTAMLDALDLSECLTNNNFTDIPSAIAQFEHRMRARAAELAKEALEGIHDLSSPSEASIKKLIDQYNQSGN from the coding sequence ATGGAAGCATCACAATCAATACAAGTAGTACCGCATACCCGTGTGGCTATCGTGGGCGGTGGCCCCGGAGGCTTGACCCTGGCTCGTCTTTTACAAGCGAAAGGAGTGGAGGTGAAGGTTTACGAACGTGATTTCAATAGAGATTCCCGTATACAGGGAGCCATTGTCGATTTACACTTCGAATCAGGACTGAAAGTACTAGAAGCGGCTGGTTTAATGGATGCGTTCAAAGCCAGTTACCTGCCTGGAGCCGATAAATTCCGCTTAGTCGGTCCAGATGGCCATTTTTATCTGGATGAACATACGCAGGATTCCGAAGGCGGTTTTGGGGATGAAAGGTTCAGACCCGAGATTAGTCGCGGGGCTCTTCGAGATTTACTGATTGATTCGCTTCTGCCCGATACGGTGGTTTGGGATAGTCAGTTTACTAGCATGAAACCTAGTGGCAAAGGTTGGGAGCTTCATTTTAAAAAGGGTACAACTGCTCGGGCTGATTTAGTGATTGGTTCAGATGGGTATCGCTCTAAAATTCGTCCGTATGTTACGGATATTGCTCCTTTATACTCGGGAGTCACCCTCATTCAGGGAGAAATAGAGGACCCTGAAAAAGCGTGTCCGGCCATGAATGCCCTGGTTCATAATGCTAATTTCATTGCCATGGGTACTGGAAAAAGCATTGCTGCCCAGCCGCGTGGTGATGGCGGACTGGCTTTTTATGCTTCATCGCTTTACCCTGAAAATTGGCTTGAAACGAGTGGAATCGATTTTACTAACGTAGAAGAGGTGCGAGCGTATCTGACCGATTTTTACCAGGATTGGAATCCAGTATTTCACACGCTTTTTGAAGCTTGTCCTCGTTTTATTCTTCGTCCCCTGAATTATTTTCCAATGGATCAAGATTGGGAAACGAAACCGAATGTTACCATACTGGGGGATGCCGCTCATGTAATGCCGCCATCGGGTGAAGGAGTCAATACGGCTATGCTGGATGCGTTGGATCTAAGCGAATGTCTAACCAACAACAATTTTACGGACATTCCGTCGGCCATCGCTCAGTTTGAACACCGCATGCGAGCCAGAGCGGCCGAGCTGGCAAAAGAAGCCCTAGAGGGAATACATGATCTTTCTTCTCCATCGGAAGCCTCTATTAAAAAACTGATTGATCAATACAATCAGTCCGGAAATTAA
- a CDS encoding alpha-ketoglutarate-dependent dioxygenase AlkB, with protein METPVPGLLLYPDFIDEATEARLLEEIDNQIWIIDYKRRLQYYGYRNELDKPYDLVAFPVEMPPLIQQLSEQIVEQNIVLHRPDQVIINEYTPGEGIKPHKDRNYFDNQICGVNLGSGCIMRFIRGKNVEVIDVEIPRRSLYVMQDEARLKWKHAIPPRKKDVVDGQIKHRERRVSITYRKVKPAKVKPMNPDGKVAQLLKEQFHLV; from the coding sequence ATGGAAACACCAGTACCGGGTTTATTATTATACCCTGACTTCATTGATGAAGCCACCGAAGCACGGCTTTTGGAGGAAATCGACAATCAGATTTGGATCATAGACTACAAACGAAGACTGCAATATTATGGATATCGCAATGAACTCGATAAACCTTATGATCTCGTTGCGTTTCCGGTTGAAATGCCCCCGTTGATCCAGCAATTATCGGAGCAAATTGTTGAACAAAACATTGTCCTTCATCGGCCCGATCAGGTGATCATTAATGAGTACACTCCCGGAGAAGGGATCAAGCCTCACAAAGACCGTAATTACTTTGATAACCAGATTTGCGGGGTAAACCTGGGCAGTGGATGTATCATGCGATTTATTCGGGGTAAGAATGTGGAAGTAATTGATGTAGAGATTCCCCGGCGATCTTTGTACGTGATGCAGGATGAAGCCCGACTCAAATGGAAACACGCCATTCCACCTCGGAAAAAAGACGTAGTTGATGGACAGATCAAACACCGGGAAAGAAGAGTTTCGATTACCTACCGAAAAGTCAAACCAGCCAAAGTCAAACCCATGAATCCCGATGGGAAAGTAGCTCAGCTACTAAAAGAGCAGTTTCATCTGGTTTGA
- a CDS encoding response regulator: MTQPFSFETHPLVILEDDEDDRHIYESVLSEIAPYLQLRFFAKGEDLLIALQNKSLQPFLIISEVHLSGMTGMELRRQLDKDDEIRTKAIPFVFFSYPIFKKELEEAYHLTIQGFFEKSPNLDDFKRQLNSVIQYWSDCQHPNRSDIKP; the protein is encoded by the coding sequence ATGACTCAACCTTTTTCATTCGAGACGCATCCCTTGGTTATTTTAGAAGATGACGAAGATGATCGACACATTTATGAAAGTGTGTTAAGTGAAATTGCCCCATATCTTCAGCTTCGTTTCTTTGCCAAGGGAGAAGATTTACTTATTGCTTTACAAAATAAAAGCCTGCAACCCTTCTTGATTATCTCTGAAGTACATTTAAGTGGGATGACAGGCATGGAACTCAGAAGACAACTGGATAAAGATGATGAAATCAGAACGAAAGCGATCCCCTTTGTTTTTTTTTCTTATCCCATATTTAAAAAGGAGCTTGAAGAAGCTTATCACTTAACTATTCAAGGTTTTTTCGAAAAAAGTCCGAATCTGGATGACTTTAAAAGGCAACTTAATTCGGTTATTCAGTACTGGTCTGACTGCCAACATCCGAACCGTTCAGACATTAAGCCTTAG